Within the Streptomyces vilmorinianum genome, the region TCTACCGTGACAGACATCGCTTCCCGTGCTTCCCCTGGCTCCGCGAGAGATTGGTCGTCCGGAGGGCCGTGCGCGAGGTCGGCGGGCCGTACCGGAGGTTTTGCGCCCTCTAGGACGGCCGCTCGGGGAGGCGGGTTCACTCAGGCACAGGAAATTCTCAGGAAGAAGGCTCGGGCGTCTCATGGGGCTCACCAGCAACAAGGTTCTGGCGCTGGCCGTCACGCTGGCGGTGGTGCTGTTCGTGGCCACGGTCTGGCTGTGGCCACGGCTGGCCCGTGGCGGCTGGCGGTCCGTCACGGGAAGGGTCGGGCTGCTGCTCGCGACCCAGCTGGCGCTGTTCGCCTCGGTCGGCCTCGCGGCGAACAACTCCTTCCTCTTCTACGGCTCCTGGGCGGACCTCTTCGGTCAGGAGCAGGACATGGGGGTCGTCGTCGACCACTCGGCCGACTCCAAGGACATCAAGGTCGTCGGCACGCAGGCGCTGGACGTGCCCGGCGCCGGCCGTCCCACGATCGGCGGCCAGATACAGAAGGTCGTCATCGCCGGCGAGAAGTCGAAGATCGACTCCCCGGCGTACGTCTATCTGCCGCCGGAGTACTTCCAGAAGGAGTACGCGAAGAGCACCTTTCCGGCCGCGGTGGTCCTGACCGGCTACCCGGGCACGGCCGAGAACCTCCTCAAGGGGCTGAAGTACCCGAAGACGGCCTATCTGCAGGCCAAGGAGAAGAAGATGCGGCCGATGATCCTGGTGATGATGCGCCCGACCGTGGCGCCTCCCCGGGACACCGAGTGCGTGAACGTCCCCGGCGGGCCGCAGACGGAGACCTTCTTCGCCGAGGACCTGCCGAAGGCGGTCTCGGAGACGTACCGGGTGGGGACCAAGGCGCGGAACTGGGGGTTCATGGGGAACTCGACCGGCGGGTACTGCGCGCTGAAGATCGCGCTGCACCACCCGGACCGGTTCGCGGCGGGCGCGGGCTTCTCGGCGTA harbors:
- a CDS encoding alpha/beta hydrolase, with the protein product MGLTSNKVLALAVTLAVVLFVATVWLWPRLARGGWRSVTGRVGLLLATQLALFASVGLAANNSFLFYGSWADLFGQEQDMGVVVDHSADSKDIKVVGTQALDVPGAGRPTIGGQIQKVVIAGEKSKIDSPAYVYLPPEYFQKEYAKSTFPAAVVLTGYPGTAENLLKGLKYPKTAYLQAKEKKMRPMILVMMRPTVAPPRDTECVNVPGGPQTETFFAEDLPKAVSETYRVGTKARNWGFMGNSTGGYCALKIALHHPDRFAAGAGFSAYYKAAEDVTTGDLFHGDGAARKRADLLWSLDHAPQGKSSFLVTTSKQGEGNLRGTLDFIKKVKAPARVSSITLDSGGHNFNTWNREIPPGLVWMSGRLSAN